In Perca fluviatilis chromosome 11, GENO_Pfluv_1.0, whole genome shotgun sequence, the following proteins share a genomic window:
- the greb1l gene encoding GREB1-like protein isoform X2, whose product MGNSYAGQLKSARFEEALHNSIEASLRSSSGDPQPIFTQLYLEPELFPGNLEDMKSKADLHGGEPPGQELMNGHSSNDLVELEDDDDSDSSSPPLPYLQTPAPDDCCTLDGFCQAGKDLRLVSIATEPIEVPAGFELVGAKSPSVPEHILVCVVDRRFLPDENGKNALLGFSGNCVGCGEKGFRYFTEFSNHINLKLSTQPKKQKHLKYYLVKNSQGALCKGPLICWKDCKTRQFSSSASTSKPSSSSSLSSKENGGTSGHSSSPFSLSDSPDTRTMQASSIFFGSQDLSRDCSFPKPLSSPSGNKTLPIVPTALRVNGPTNSLGVDGRPPLLSPSVVSLGPPGQGYRNSDLGDSPVSSAMNSGPPKKRHRSWHPNSLVPVPPTAIPVPALRPIVCSPGSVLGVSSPQPPVAGVLQPQPVSAGETVIVPDNLLSSSGVRPVILIGHGTLPYFYGNVGDIVVSPLLVSCYNNSQLTEKTLETLGLNSSQLLCVETMILLTLQYLARLGSVQIPLREELEQIVLKAMLCCPRGPAISPSQLPWLARLESSVSGGSVQVMVTHNSLGEGISESLRSLSEGPHNQKCLPTYVVIICASKMSGSEFCVLVLGKYQARALAEGMLTTNEFLKEISYELITGKVSILASHFKTTSLGDNLDKQLVRYQRRRKGQVIQPFQNDVTYHIHSQEAASMSPPSDRAELLCKVFQIYPTQLSVARSLLSQVCSIADSGTQNLDLGRFCKVDFLVLVPPSHILVHQTAQRIRQSGVLVDLGIEDVCTAHQKSDKYVVRLDGEVHAKMEAFMRKVKQNPYTLFVLIHDNSHVDLTSALSGSVCHGELQGLADRVVNCQEVLDAMNLLVLQVSCFPHTLQTRQSRISIHNEVHWPSNESLGEQSPNELLYFGLRDYSSSLQWGVASPILRCDDAFEKMVHTLLERHPHLHSMVIRSYLLIQQYTEAMMALTSSPSLRDHITPETLAMVEDLINAPSREGSQGRGHMLLVRVPSLQLAMLARERLEDVRDKLGLQLCFAVLLGSPASELNLPRNFASRLKAWRGCENGDWVPHTYEDLEGLPCIVILTGKDPLGETFPRSLKYCDLRLIDSSYLSRTALEQEVGLACTYVSMAVVQEPKNAMAPRESEGEKATTSLNDGEELERPQSNGSAATRTSGSFPENGVSSSDIADSCQKPSTSTCPPEGAITSDISTVTLTQGFKQECDSLASQLSSNPSKAPPSLYSSSSSSSPSQSSSSTQRPSQSTQCGRDSKPARVSPRTVILSRAAYNLLAGESGSQLSSFSLLPHADVAWSSPLRPLITHNLQGAEQSIYYRQWTIARQHHADYEAPSVPHPRRLLLSGPPQVGKTGAYLQFLRILFRMLIRLLEVDVYDEEEEEEEEEETLEVTTLVNTQLPDIEEVRKLPFDPYPRDPKFRKASPVYTDKMPKCLKDFKQEGESQTPAKRETKSIRLSRFAAHNAFHHCEQCHHYCEAGPATQLSECTFHAFTFCSSMLGEEVQLQFVIPKAKEQHFVFSQQGSHLESMRLPLVSTKDPDVFKSPIFTPTTGRQEHGLLNIFHAMEGAIHLHILVVKQFEMPQYRKYWPNHILLVLPAMFNSAGVGAARFMIKELSYHNLELERNRLEEQGVHRQDVWPFIVMMDDSCVLWNTHQTADSSETSDGTNVSLKTVLQHMENTPKISLYAMCGTRRWSSSLAHKSPSHPFSRCHLHDFVMLNVDLTQNVQYDLNRYSCEEVDFNLRVNSSGLLLCRFNYFNLMKKHIPVGGNHDFVVKPKLMEMENPATISPSQYVCAPDSEQTLLDAPAQFLLEKFLQSCSHRLFPKAVQNRNNPVLAIDSYLNISPEIFVCYINSRPHSTNLNHQGLLFSGLLLYLCDSFVVSGLLKKFRFLKGATLCVICQDRSSLRQTVIRLELEDEWQFRLRDEFQTANCSEDRPLYFLTGRHV is encoded by the exons ATGGGGAATTCATACGCCGGGCAACTGAAATCTGCTCGATTTGAAGAGGCTCTCCATAACTCTATTGAGGCATCACTGCGCTCTAGTAGTGGAGATCCACAGCCCATCTTCACACAGCTCTACCTTGAGCCAGAGCTGTTTCCTGGTAACTTGGAAG ACATGAAGTCAAAAGCCGACCTCCATGGTGGGGAGCCGCCGGGCCAGGAGCTTATGAACGGCCACTCTTCCAACGATCTGGTGGAGCTAGAGGACGATGATGACTCAGACAGCAGCAGCCCTCCGCTTCCCTACCTACAGACCCCTGCTCCGGACGACTGCTGCACATTGGATG GGTTCTGTCAGGCCGGCAAGGACCTCCGCCTGGTCTCCATAGCAACGGAGCCCATCGAAGTCCCAGCAGGCTTCGAGCTGGTCGGTGCAAAGTCCCCCAGCGTGCCCGAGCACATCCTGGTGTGTGTCGTGGACCGCCGCTTTTTGCCTGACGAGAATGGGAAAAATGCACTTTTAG GCTTTTCAGGAAACTGTGTGGGCTGTGGGGAAAAGGGTTTCAGATACTTCACTGAGTTTTCGAACCACATCAACCTGAAGTTATCCACCCAGCCCAAGAAGCAGAAGCACTTAAAATACTACCTGGTGAAGAATTCTCAGGGTGCTCTGTGCAAAGGACCCCTCATCTGCTGGAAAG ACTGTAAAACCCGCCAGTTCTCTAGCAGCGCATCAACGTCCAAACCCAGCTCGTCCTCCTCTCTCAGCAGCAAAGAAAATGGAGGCACCAGTGGACACAGCTCCTCTCCCTTCTCCCTCTCAG ATTCGCCAGACACCAGAACAATGCAAGCGTCCTCAATCTTTTTCGGGAGTCAGGACCTCAGCAGAGACTGCAGTTTCCCCAAACCTCTTTCATCCCCATCTGGAAACAAGACTCTACCAATAG TGCCCACAGCTCTGAGGGTGAATGGGCCGACAAATAGCCTGGGTGTTGATGGGCGTCCTCCATTACTGAGCCCCTCCGTGGTCTCTTTAGGGCCACCAGGTCAGGGGTATCGCAATTCTGACTTAGGAGACAGTCCTG TATCCTCTGCCATGAACTCGGGTCCTCCAAAGAAGCGCCACCGGAGCTGGCATCCCAACTCGTTGGTACCTGTCCCACCAACAGCCATCCCTGTGCCGGCCCTCCGGCCGATAGTTTGTTCTCCAG GTTCAGTATTAGGAGTGTCCTCTCCTCAGCCACCAGTAGCAGGAGTCCTTCAGCCCCAACCTGTCAGCGCTGGAGAGACGGTCATCGTCCCCGACAACCTGCTCAGCTCTTCAGGAGTTCGCCCCGTCATCCTCATCG GGCATGGCACTTTACCTTATTTTTATGGGAATGTCGGGGACATAGTGGTGAGCCCCCTCCTGGTCAGCTGCTATAATAACAGCCAGTTGACAGAGAAAACCCTGGAGACGTTGGGCCTCAACAGCAGCCAGCTTCTCTGTGTGGAGACAATGATTCTGCTCACTTTACAGTATCTTGCACGTTTAG GCTCGGTGCAGATTCCTCTGAGGGAGGAGCTGGAGCAGATTGTTTTGAAGGCCATGCTGTGCTGTCCTAGGGGTCCTGCCATCTCCCCGTCCCAGCTGCCCTGGTTAGCTCGGCTGGAATCCAGCGTCTCAGGGGGCAGTGTCCAAGTCATGGTTACCCATAACTCTTTGGGAGAAGGCATCTCTGAGTCACTTCGGTCTCTCAGTGAGGGTCCTCACAACCAGAAGTGCCTGCCAACCTATGTTGTCATTATATGTGCCTCTAAAATGAGTGGCAGCGAGTTCTGTGTGCTAGTTTTGG GAAAGTACCAAGCAAGGGCCTTAGCTGAGGGGATGCTTACAACCAATGAGTTTCTGAAGGAAATCAGTTACGAACTCATCACAGGGAAAGTCAGCATCTTGGCATCTCACTTCAAAACCACGTCACTAG GCGACAATTTGGACAAGCAGCTTGTGCGATACCAGCGCAGACGGAAGGGACAGGTCATCCAGCCCTTCCAGAACGATGTCACTTACCACATCCACTCCCAGGAGGCTGCCAGCATGTCACCACCCTCAGACAGAG CAGAGCTGTTGTGTAAGGTCTTCCAGATCTATCCGACCCAGCTGAGCGTTGCTCGGAGTCTCCTCTCTCAAGTCTGCTCCATCGCTGACTCAGGAACCCAGAACCTCGACTTGGGGCGTTTTTGTAAAGTGGACTTTCTTGTTCTGGTCCCTCCATCTCACATTCTGGTACACCAGACAGCACAGCGCATCCGACAATCAG GAGTTCTTGTCGACCTGGGAATCGAGGACGTCTGCACAGCCCACCAGAAATCAGACAAGTACGTGGTGCGTCTAGACGGTGAAGTTCACGCCAAGATGGAAGCCTTCATGAGGAAAGTCAAGCAGAACCCCTACACCCTGTTTGTCCTCATTCACGACAACTCTCACGTCGACCTCACGAG TGCTCTGTCAGGCTCTGTGTGCCACGGCGAGCTGCAGGGTTTGGCCGACCGGGTGGTGAACTGCCAGGAAGTCCTGGATGCCATGAACCTCCTGGTCCTGCAGGTCAGCTGCTTCCCGCACACACTGCAGACCCGCCAGTCCCGCATCAGCATCCACAACGAAGTTCACTGGCCCTCCAACGAAAGTCTG ggggagcagTCTCCTAATGAGTTGCTCTACTTTGGCCTGAGGGACTACAGCAGCTCCCTGCAGTGGGGCGTGGCCAGCCCCATTCTGCGTTGTGATGATGCCTTTGAGAAGATGGTCCACACACTGCTGGAAAG GCATCCGCACCTTCACAGCATGGTGATCCGCAGCTACCTGCTGATTCAGCAGTACACTGAGGCCATGATGGCCCTGACCTCTTCCCCGTCGCTTAGAGACCACATAACCCCAGAGACCCTGGCCATGGTGGAGGACCTGATCAACGCGCCAAGCAGAGAGGGCTCCCAGGGCCGTGGCCATATGCTGTTGGTTCGAGTCCCCTCACTACAGCTGGCAATGCTGGCCCGGGAACGACTAGAGGATGTTAGGGACAAACTGGGCCTCCAGTTGTGCTTTGCCGTGCTGCTGGGCAGCCCGGCCTCGGAACTCAACCTGCCCAGAAACTTCGCCAGCCGCCTCAAG GCCTGGAGAGGCTGTGAGAATGGAGACTGGGTACCGCACACTTATGAGGATCTGGAAGGGCTGCCCTGCATCGTTATCCTTACAGGCAAGGACCCTCTTGGAGAAACCTTTCCCAG GTCTCTGAAATACTGCGACCTGCGTCTGATAGACTCCAGCTACCTGAGTCGTACAGCCCTGGAGCAGGAGGTGGGGCTGGCCTGCACCTATGTGTCCATGGCCGTGGTCCAGGAGCCCAAAAATGCCATGGCCCCTCGGGAATCCGAAGGAGAAAAGGCCACCACCAGCTTGAATGATGGAGAAGAGCTGGAAAGGCCTCAGAGCAACGGCAGCGCTGCAACCAGAACCTCTG GCTCTTTTCCAGAGAATGGTGTCAGTTCATCTGACATTGCCGACTCTTGCCAGAagccctccacctccacctgccCACCCGAAGGCGCCATCACCTCCGACATAAGCACAGTAACATTAACACAAGGCTTCAAGCAGGAGTGTGATTCCCTCGCAAGCCAGCTCTCCTCCAACCCCTCCAaagcccctccctctctttactccagttcctcctcttcctccccctcccAATCGTCCTCATCCACCCAGAGACCCAGCCAGTCCACACAGTGTGGTCGAGACTCTAAGCCCGCTCGGGTGTCACCGCGGACAGTCATTTTGTCACGTGCGGCATACAACCTGCTGGCGGGGGAGTCTGGGAGTCAGCTGAGCTCCTTCTCCCTGCTGCCTCATGCAGATGTAGCCTGGAGCAGCCCCCTGAGGCCCCTCATCACTCACAACCTGCAGGGGGCAGAGCAGAGCATTTACTACCGCCAGTGGACCATCGCCAGGCAGCATCACGCCGATTACGAAGCTCCATCTGTGCCACATCCACGACGCCTGCTACTCAGTGGACCCCCACAG GTGGGAAAAACTGGTGCCTATCTGCAGTTTCTTCGTATCCTGTTTCGAATGCTCATCAGATTGTTGGAGGTAGATGTGtatgatgaggaagaggaggaggaggaggaagaag AAACATTAGAGGTTACAACTCTAGTGAATACCCAGTTGCCTGACATTGAGGAAGTGCGAAAACTGCCCTTTGACCCCTACCCCCGGGACCCTAAGTTCAGGAAGGCCAGCCCTGTTTACACTGACAAGATGCCAAAGTGCTTAAAAG ATTTTAAGCAAGAAGGCGAGAGCCAAACACCAGCCAAACGAGAGACCAAGTCCATACGTCTGAGCAGGTTTGCCGCCCACAATGCCTTTCATCACTGTGAACAGTGTCACCACTACTGTGAAGCAGGCCCTgccacacag CTGTCGGAGTGCACCTTCCATGCTTTCACCTTCTGCTCGTCCATGCTGGGGGAGGAAGTCCAGCTCCAGTTTGTCATTCCCAAAGCCAAGGAGCAGCACTTTGTCTTCAGTCAGCAGGGCAGCCACTTGGAGAGCATGCGCCTACCTCTGGTCTCCACCAAG GACCCTGATGTGTTCAAGAGTCCAATCTTCACCCCGACTACAGGACGCCAAGAGCACGGCCTGCTCAACATTTTCCATGCCATGGAGggtgccattcatctgcatatTCTGGTGGTCAAGCAATTTGAGATGCCCCAATACAGAAAGTACTGGCCCAACCACATCCTGCTCGTCCTGCCAGCTATGTTCAACAGTGCGGGAGTTG GTGCTGCTCGCTTCATGATCAAAGAGCTGTCATATCATAACCTGGAACTGGAGAGAAACAGACTCGAGGAGCAAGGTGTCCATAGGCAAGATGTATGGCCTTTCATTGTCATGATGGACGACTCCTGCGTGCTTTGGAACACCCATCAGACAGCAGACAGCAG tgAGACATCAGATGGAACGAATGTGTCCCTAAAGACAGTGCTGCAGCATATGGAAAACACACCGAAGATCTCCCTGTACGCAATGTGCGGTACACGCAGGTGGAGCAGCAGCCTGGCTCACAAATCTCCCAGCCACCCCTTCAGCCGGTGTCACCTCCATGACTTTGTCATGCTTAATGTGGACCTGACACAGAATGTTCAATATGACCTTAATCG GTATAGCTGTGAGGAGGTGGACTTTAATCTAAGGGTGAACAGCAGTGGGCTGCTGCTGTGTCGCTTTAACTACTTTAACCTAATGAAGAAACACATTCCAGTTGGGGGAAACCATGACTTCGTGGTCAAACCTAAACTCATG GAAATGGAAAACCCCGCCACAATCAGCCCGTCACAGTATGTTTGCGCCCCAGACAGCGAGCAGACCCTGCTGGACGCCCCGGCCCAGTTTTTGCTTGAAAAGTTCCTGCAAAGCTGTAGCCACAGACTGTTTCCGAAGGCTGTTCAGAACAGGAACAATCCAGTTCTGGCCATCGACAGCTACCTCAACATCAGCCCGGAG ATTTTTGTTTGCTACATCAACTCTCGTCCACACTCCACCAACCTGAACCATCAGGGCCTGCTGTTCAGTGGCCTCCTGCTTTACCTTTGTGACTCTTTCGTCGTATCTGGACTCCTCAAGAAATTCCGCTTCCTCAAAG GCGCCACTCTCTGTGTGATCTGCCAGGACCGAAGTTCCCTGCGTCAGACCGTCATCAGATTGGAGCTGGAGGACGAGTGGCAGTTCCGCCTGCGTGACGAGTTTCAGACGGCCAACTGCAGTGAGGACCGGCCCCTCTACTTTTTGACTGGCCGCCATGTTTGA